From Pseudobdellovibrionaceae bacterium:
TCTGAATATTCGAACTCCATCACTTTAAGCGACGAACTCTTTAAACGAGTTAAGTTTTTGTATGAAAGCCAAGGTAGCCTTAATCTCAACGCCGAACAGAAACAGCTTCTTAAGAAATCTTATGACGACTTTGTACGTAACGGCGCACTTTTAAGTGCAGAAAAAAAAGAAGAGCTTAAAAAGATCGACCGTGATCTTTCTGAACTGAGCCCTAAATTTTCAAAAAATGTTTTAGATGCCACAAACGCTTTTGTGCTGACTTTAAACAAAGAAGACCTAGAAGGACTTCCTGAGTCCGCCATTGAAGCCGCAGCCGCTGAAGCCGAGAGCCGTGGTCTGCAAGGACAATATGTCGTCACGTTAGATTTTCCTAGTTACTCCCCTTATATGAAGTATGCTAAAAATCGTGAGATCCGCCAGAAACTATTTATGGCTATGGCTCATCGTGCGTACAAAGATCAATTTGACAACCAAGAGACCATAAAAAATATGGTGAACCTAAGAAAACAAAAAGCACAAATTCTGGGCTTTAAAGACTATGCCGAATTTATTTTATCTAACCGTATGGCTGAAACTCCACAAAAGGTTTTTGATTTTTTACTTAAATTAAACCAAGTGGCCTTACCCAAAGCCAAAGAAGAAATCAAGGAGATTGCCGATTTTGCTCAAGCCACCGATCAGGTTGAAATGCAGGAATGGGATTTTAGCTATTATGCAGAAAAATTCAAACAGAAAAAATTTGACTTCGATGCTGAAGAACTTCGCCCATATTTTAAATTAGAAAACGTTTTACGAGGCGCTTTTGACCATGCAGAAAAGCTTTATGGTATTGCATTTTATAAACGCGAAGACCTGCCCGTGTATCACCCTGATGTGACTGTGTATGAGGTCAAAGATGCTAAAACTCAAAACTACGTTGGGTTATTTTATGCAGACTTTTTCCCTCGTGCCACAAAACGTGGTGGGGCTTGGATGACCTCGTATCGTGATCAAGGCACATGGAATGGCGAAGTTAAACGCCCTCATATCAGTATTGTGTGCAACTTCACTAAACCCACTCCGACCAAACCTTCCCTTTTAACTTTTATTGAAGTTCAAACCCTGTTCCATGAGTTTGGTCACTCTTTGCACGGCCTACTTTCTGACTGCCAATACCGCAGCCTAGGAGGAACTAATGTATTGTGGGACTTTGTCGAGCTTCCATCGCAAATTATGGAAAACTGGACGCTTGAAAAGGAAAGTTTGCACCTCTTTGCCCGTCACTACGAAACTGGCGAGCTGATCCCTGATGAATTGATCCAAAAACTTCAAGCCAGCGAGAACTTCTTAAACGCTTATGCTTGTGTCCGTCAGTTTAATTTCGCGTATATGGATATGATCTGGCACACGCAACCTGATTTGAGCTTTAAGGATATCAACGAGTACGAAAAGGCCATGCTTAAAGACACCTTGCTCTTTAAGACTCACACAGGCTCTTCTTCTTGTGCTTTTTCTCATATCTTTGCTGGAGGCTATGCGGCTGGCTACTACTCTTATAAGTGGGCTGAGGTGCTGGATGCCGATGCCTTTGAGTTTTTTAAAGAAAAAGGGATCTTTAACTCCGATGTGGCCACCTCGTTCAAAGAGAACATCCTTTCTAAAGGCTCTACGGCACACCCCATGGAGCTTTACAAGAAGTTTCGTGGCCGAGAACCAGATGTTTCCGCGCTCTTAAGACGTGATGGCCTTATCTAGGCTTTGCCTATTTTATGCTTACAGTCGATTTTTAAGATTCCACCTTTCTACTGGCCTTTTTAGGGCCAGTTTTATTATAATCAGTGGTGTCCAAATTTATATTTGCAGGTGACCATGGTTAAAAATATTTTAATTGTCTATCGTGACGATACTCCTCAAGCTGAAAAGCTCAGCCAAGATTTCAAACGCTACCTTTCAGGACAAAGCATTGATGTCGACATTTTAAGTTACACGGAACTTAAAGATAAAGTGTGTGCTCAGGGTTATGATCTGGTTGTCGTTTTGGGAGGAGATGGGACTTACCTCTCTACCGTCCGTCATTTGCATCCACATGACACACCCATCTTAGGAATTAACATGGGGTCTTTAGGTTTTTTAACAGAGGTTAAATTGGATGCGGCTTATGAAGCCCTTGATGCCGCGTTAAATGATAAACTTGAAAGACGCCCACGCACCATGATCGAGGTTCAGATTCAACATGCTAATAAAAGTATTTATGAAGATACTGCCCTTAACGATGTGGTGATTGAAAGAGGAGCGCGCTCACAACTGGTACGCATTCAAATTTACTCCCAGTCCAACTTAGTCCAAGATGTTAAAGCAGATGGACTGATCATCTCCACACCTACAGGAAGTACGGCCTACAACTTAGCTGCAGGTGGTCCTATCCTACACCCAGAGATGGCAGGGCTGGTAGTCACACCCGTGGCTCCCCACAATTTGACCAGTCGACCGATTGTATTTCCCGACCATTTAGAACTTCGACTGCGTTTAGCCCCTGGCAATCAAACAGCACAACTCACTATTGATGGACGCAAAGTGGAAGCCATTACCGAACATGACACCATCATTCTTAAAAAATCCACTCACCAACATTTCGTTTTAAGAAAAAAAGGACACAATTATTTTGATCTGCTTCGCGAAAAACTAAAGTTTGGACAAAGAGACTAAGATCACAAAGTAAGGAGGCTATCTTATGTTAGTTGAACTACGAGTTAAAAACTTTGCACTGATTGATGAACTCAACATTCAATTTAAAAAAGGCTTTAACGTTTTAAGTGGAGAAACAGGCTCAGGAAAGTCGATCTTACTTAAAAGTTTAGCCGTACTGATGGGAGCACCTAGCTCAAATGATTTTGTCGGTCCATTTGGTGACACCGCCCAAGTCGAAGGTTTATTTGATGTCAGCGAGCGCCCTGACATTAAAGAGCGTTTAAATGAAATGGATCTTATGGATGGCGATGACCTGATCGTCAGAAGACAGCTGGGTAAAAAAAGCCGCGTGTATATCAATGGTTCTATGATCACTCTGACAGAGCTTAAAAATATCATCACCCCGATCTTAGAAATTGCAGGCCCCTTCTCGGCCCCACTGATGGAGATGACAGGGCAGCATGACACCAAACAGCTTTTATCCACCCACTACCATCGGTTTTTATTAGACCTCTTTGGTGGTGTGCAAAAGCATCTCGAAGAGTACCGCGTGGGGTTTGAGCACAGAAATAAATTGATCCAAGAGACGGAAGAGTTAAAAAGCAAAGCCCACGAACGTCATCACCAGCTTGATTTTTTAAAGTATCAAATCCAAGAACTGGATCAGTTTAACTTTGATCCCGAAGCCGACGGAGACCTTAAAGAGCGCATTTCGCGATTAAAGAACAAACAAAAGCTGATCGATTTCTTAGCTTCTGCGGATTATGTTTTAAATCAAAGTTCAGAATCTGTGCTTTCTGGCATTCATAAAATTCTTAAGACTTCGGAAGTGTTTGGTGATTCTTACGAAAAGATCAACGCCAGCATGGAAAACCTGCAAACAGCCAAAGCCATCATCGAAGATGTGTCCTTTGAGCTTTCTAACTTTGAAAGCCACGCCTTTTCTGACGAAGATAACCTTGATGCCTTAACCGAACGTTACACTAAACTTAGAAGTCTACAAAAGAAATTCGGCGAGAGCATTGAAGAGTTTATGAATGCTCATGCTAAACTTAAAACTGAAATCGAAACTTTAGAAAGTCTAGATGATATTCTTGCAAATAAAGAAGCAGAACTTAAAACTCTTGAAACTAAACTGCAAATGAAAGCCTCACAGATGCACGAACTGCGTCTGTTGGCCGCAAAAAACATTGAGGTGAAGGTCAATGAACAATTGCAAGACCTCAATATGAAGGGTGTTTTATTTTTTGTAGGTCTTGAACGCTCAGGGGAACTAAACCGTTATGGAAGTTCAAAGGTGGAGTTTTTAGTAAAGACTCACAGTGAGTCCGAACTTAGGCCTTTGGCAAAAACAGCCAGTGGTGGGGAGTTAAGTCGGATTTTACTTTCTATCAAATCTGTTCTTGGCGAAAATGAATGGCCACGCACTTACCTGTTTGATGAAGTGGATACTGGTGTCAGTGGCCCTACGGCAGAATTAGTAGGCAAAAAGCTAAAAACATTAGCTTTTGATCAGCAAATTCTATGCGTCACACATCTTCCCCAAGTGGCGGCCTTAGGGGACCATCACTACGCCATTGAAAAACTAGTTCGTCAGGATAAAACCCAGATCAAAGTGCGTGAACTGAATAAAAATGAGCGGGTCACAGAAATTGCACGTTTGATGTCGGGCGAACATATTTCAGAGTCCAGTCGCCAACACGCTCAAAAGCTGTTAGGATACTAAGAAGTTTTAAAGCTACTTTGTAGTTTTGGGAGCCTTTTTTGTTTCACATTAAAAATTCAATGCTTGATGACCTCAAAGCGGGTCTTGTGGTTTCGCTTGTGGCTTTGCCTCTATGCTTAGGAATTGCTTTAGCCTCTGGAGCACCAGCACTTTCAGGACTGCTAGCTGGTATTATTGGTGGGCTTCTGATTGGAATACTCAGTCCTTCTCATGTTTCCGTCAGTGGGCCTGCGGCGGGTCTAACAGTGGTGGTCTTAGATGCCATTGCGGATATAGGTTCTTTTGCTGCTTTTTTACCTGCTCTGATTTTAGCAGGGTTGATCCAACTACTTATGGGGCTCTTTCGGCTTGGGAAAATTTCAAATTTCGTACACCACTGCGTAATTGAAGGTATGCTGTCAGCTATTGGCTTAATTCTGATCATCAAACAACTGCCCTATGTGATTGGCTCTTTAAGCCCCAAATACACAGAGATTTTTAATACCCCTGCACCTGACAATATAAACTTAGGAGCTTTTTTAATTGGGCTGATCTGTCTGATTTTTATTGCTGTTCACAATACAACCTCTTTGAAAGATAAAAAATTTTTTAAACTTATTCCTTTATCAATGCTTTTGGTGGTTATAGCTTCGGTTTTAGCGTTTTTGTTTTCATTTTATTCTCCACTTCAATTATCTCAAAACTTATTCGTAGACCTCAGTGGAATTACGGGTGGTGCACAAGCGTTTTCTGCTTTGATCTTCCCTGACTTCTCACAAGGCTTTTCACTTAACATCATTAAATATGCCGTAGTTATGGCTTTAGTGGCCAGTCTTGAAACTCTTTTATGTGTTAAAGCCGCTGACCAAATCGACCCCCACAAGCGCTTTACCCCTCCAAATAAAGAATTATTTGCTCAAGGCATTGGTAATATATTTTCTGGATTTATCGGTGGGCTTCCCATAACTTCTGTCATTGTCAGAACCTCAGTGAATATTCAAGCGGGTGCCAAAACCAAGTGGGCCTCTGTCTTTCACGGCATAATTCTAATGATAGGACTCTTAGCTTTTCCCACTTTAATCACCAAGATCCCTTTGGCGGTTCTGGCATGTATTTTAGTGCTTGCAGGTTATAATCTGGCTCACCCCAGACAGATCTCTTCAAGTGTGAAAAATGGGTTTTTATATGCCATTCCTTTCTTTGTCACTTTAACTATAGTGGTTTTTACAGACATCCTTATAGGAGTCATTGTAGGCCAGTGTGTCTCTATGGCTCTACGTTTTGGCTTTAAAGGATCACAAGAAAAGCTGAAACACACTTAATCTTTTGTCCCCTATTGAAAAAACTCCATTTGCAGATTTTTTCTTGTGTTTACAAAAAAATCGTATTAACACCCTTACACGCCGATTTTGATAAAGCTTGCGGGCGCACAGCTAAGCTTTAGAGACTCCATGTTAGAGGTTAAATCCCAAGCTGGACTCTACACCGATTCAAGCCCCACTCTTATCAAATTTAACTTTTTAATCTTTTACAAGAGAAGAGATGAATGAAAATCATTTGGGTATGGCTATTTAGTATTGGAGTAGGATTCAGCTCTGCCGCTTACGGCAAGACTTTACAATGTCAGTCCTATCTGAGCGAAAACAGTGCTCAGGTTTTACAACAGGTTAAAATTTTTGATCGTATTTATAAAAATGATTTTTTTGTATCGAGAACCTTTGACCGTTATACCAGTTTGCTTACATCCCCCCAAATTCCTCCTCTAATAGAGTTTTTAAGATCATTGAAAGCTAAAGACATTTACCTTGATGCAGGAGCAGGTGAAGCCAAAGCCTTAGTGGAACTTATAAGGCGTACTCAAGAACTTGAACTTCCCCCATTGCAATATTTGGCCGTAGCCCTTAAAAGACCTGGATTCAGTGAGGGTTTTAAAAAATCCAATCCTCAAGCTCTGACGGAATTAGAGCAGCATCTTGTCACTTATGCCAAACAGTTTCGTTATATTGATGGGGATCTTATTGAAAATTTAGTGGCTTCACCCAAGTCTGGGCTTTTTTCCTATCACAATAAAGTCAGTCTGATCACAGACATCTATGGACCTTTTTCTTACACTTCAAAAATTGAAGATGTCTTGCTTGCGTATGCCTCTTTATTAAAGGTCGGCGGGAATGCCTTGATTCACTTTTATGATCCAGGATTAAATTTTGTGAATAAAACCAAAAGAGGAACATCAAATAAAAGTAAAAATTTAGAACAAATGTCTCATTTAATTTCAGAATTGACGCAAGGACGTTTGGAAGCCGTTGTGGTGAGCCCTCAACATGAAGGCAAGTGGCCTCAAACCCATCTGGCAATACTTTGGTTAAAAAAAGTTTCTGACTCCCCCACCCTGACACCACAATCGCATATTGAGCTTAAACATATTTATGACGAAGCCCCACCGATTAGGACTTATGAAGTGAGTTCAAAATAGTTTTATGCTAAAACAAATATTTAATATAAAAACTCCTCAAAATTATTTGAGGAGTTTAACCATTTATAAAAAACCTAACAAGGTGACTTATACTCTAGTTGTCTGCGATGGCTTTTACAAAAGCGCCTGTTGTGGCATCCACGATGTATTCCATTTCCACACCGTTTTCATAACCATCAAATTCGTAGTGCCAGCCATATCTCAAGCTGGATTCCAGTGACCATTCTCCAGCAGCTTGTTTACCTGCGGCTTGTAAGCCTTGAAGTGCTGTAGCCAGTGGCACTAAAGCATTGGGAGGAGTTAAGTTGTCGCTAGAGGCATTTTTACCTGATGCTTCTTCAAAAACGCCTTTACGTGTGAACTCGACTTCTACGATAGTGCCATTTGTAGTTTGCACTTTCACTTCATCACGCTCTAAAACTACAACTTGCCCACCAGGAACGTAAAGTAAAGCTTGTGAGCTGATGTCTTGAGCCTGTGCCATTGCCACTTGTGAACCCAAACCTAAAAATAGAACTAATGATGCTAATGTGTATTTCATTGTAAGACTCCTTTTTGTAAATGTTGTTACAGTCATTTTACAATATGAAGTCTTACAGATTTCCTACAGAATCATTACAAGTTGGTAATGTTATGACAAAAGTACTTCCTTGCGGACCTGTGCTGCTCAAACTTACAGCACCTCCATGAGCCTTGATGATCGCCTTAACCACACTAAGCCCAATACCAAGTCCATGAGTTGTGCGACTTTGATCTGCGCGATACAGTCGATCCCAAATTCGAGCTTGATCTTTAGGATCAATCCCACACCCATGATCTTTAATCCTAATGTACACCTGTCCCTGTTGTTGCTCGGCAGAAATATAAACTTCTGTTCCTGCAGGAGAGTACTTAATGGCATTATCAACTAGATTACTAAGAGCTTGGGATAAACGAGTCACATCACCTAAAACGAAAACAGAAGAAGGTGCTTCCGTGTAAAGGCTAATGTCTTTGTCTTCTGCGGTGTACTGAAATAAATCTTTAATCCCTTCAATCAAATCTGAAATATTGATCCTTTCTTTTTTCATCTTCATCGAAGAAGATTCAGCCTCTGAAGCATCCATAATCGCATTAAGTAAAGCCGTGATTTGTTCGACACTTTCTAGGCCGTTAAGCAAAGCCTCTTTAAGACTTCGAGCATCTCCTTCTTGTGAAGATATGGCTCTTTCTGCTTCTATACGAAAACGCGTAAGTGGCGTACGCATATCATGGGCGATATTATCCAGTGTGCTTTTTAGATTTTCCAAAAGCTGTTCGTTACGATCCAATAGAGCATTAAACTTTATCGCTAGCTCGTCGACTTCATCACCACGCCCATAGTTCTCAGCTCGCAAATGAGTCTCGCCCGATTGAATGCGTTGAATTCGTTGTGTGAGACTGCGCAGTGGAGTAAGAATAGTGCGCGAAAGAAACAAACTTAGCAAAATCCCCACAGCAATGAAAGGTACAAGCACCATAAAACCTAAATATCTAATCTGTTCCAGATACTCTTCACGGCTTTCGGCACTTTTAGCGATATGCAACCATCGTTTATTTTGTAAAGGCAAAGTATAAACTTCGACCAGATCATTTTCCACAAAAGGCAACGCTGCCGCCCAATGCTTAAGAGTGAATTTAGCAAGATTATTTTCAATCACATCGAAAATATCTTTGTCCTCACCTTCATTTTTTATAATATAACTCCACCCTGATTTTAGAGATAATTGTGACAGTTCTTTATTGAGTTCTAAAATTTCATATTCATCATTATAATTTTCTAATTCATCTTTAGAAAAATCATCTTCTATACGAGTGGGATGAGTATGAAAAAGAACTTTCTGGTCTTGATCCAGAATCATCACAAAAATTTCTGGTGAGATGCTGTTTTGTAGATTTTGTATTCCTAAGCTTTCAATGATTTGCGCATAGTTTTGCGACAACTTAATTAAAAGCTTTCTGTCGTTTTGAATTAAAGATGAAGATAATAGAT
This genomic window contains:
- a CDS encoding NAD(+)/NADH kinase, which translates into the protein MVKNILIVYRDDTPQAEKLSQDFKRYLSGQSIDVDILSYTELKDKVCAQGYDLVVVLGGDGTYLSTVRHLHPHDTPILGINMGSLGFLTEVKLDAAYEALDAALNDKLERRPRTMIEVQIQHANKSIYEDTALNDVVIERGARSQLVRIQIYSQSNLVQDVKADGLIISTPTGSTAYNLAAGGPILHPEMAGLVVTPVAPHNLTSRPIVFPDHLELRLRLAPGNQTAQLTIDGRKVEAITEHDTIILKKSTHQHFVLRKKGHNYFDLLREKLKFGQRD
- a CDS encoding SulP family inorganic anion transporter; protein product: MFHIKNSMLDDLKAGLVVSLVALPLCLGIALASGAPALSGLLAGIIGGLLIGILSPSHVSVSGPAAGLTVVVLDAIADIGSFAAFLPALILAGLIQLLMGLFRLGKISNFVHHCVIEGMLSAIGLILIIKQLPYVIGSLSPKYTEIFNTPAPDNINLGAFLIGLICLIFIAVHNTTSLKDKKFFKLIPLSMLLVVIASVLAFLFSFYSPLQLSQNLFVDLSGITGGAQAFSALIFPDFSQGFSLNIIKYAVVMALVASLETLLCVKAADQIDPHKRFTPPNKELFAQGIGNIFSGFIGGLPITSVIVRTSVNIQAGAKTKWASVFHGIILMIGLLAFPTLITKIPLAVLACILVLAGYNLAHPRQISSSVKNGFLYAIPFFVTLTIVVFTDILIGVIVGQCVSMALRFGFKGSQEKLKHT
- a CDS encoding HAMP domain-containing histidine kinase, coding for MSQNYAQIIESLGIQNLQNSISPEIFVMILDQDQKVLFHTHPTRIEDDFSKDELENYNDEYEILELNKELSQLSLKSGWSYIIKNEGEDKDIFDVIENNLAKFTLKHWAAALPFVENDLVEVYTLPLQNKRWLHIAKSAESREEYLEQIRYLGFMVLVPFIAVGILLSLFLSRTILTPLRSLTQRIQRIQSGETHLRAENYGRGDEVDELAIKFNALLDRNEQLLENLKSTLDNIAHDMRTPLTRFRIEAERAISSQEGDARSLKEALLNGLESVEQITALLNAIMDASEAESSSMKMKKERINISDLIEGIKDLFQYTAEDKDISLYTEAPSSVFVLGDVTRLSQALSNLVDNAIKYSPAGTEVYISAEQQQGQVYIRIKDHGCGIDPKDQARIWDRLYRADQSRTTHGLGIGLSVVKAIIKAHGGAVSLSSTGPQGSTFVITLPTCNDSVGNL
- the recN gene encoding DNA repair protein RecN, giving the protein MLVELRVKNFALIDELNIQFKKGFNVLSGETGSGKSILLKSLAVLMGAPSSNDFVGPFGDTAQVEGLFDVSERPDIKERLNEMDLMDGDDLIVRRQLGKKSRVYINGSMITLTELKNIITPILEIAGPFSAPLMEMTGQHDTKQLLSTHYHRFLLDLFGGVQKHLEEYRVGFEHRNKLIQETEELKSKAHERHHQLDFLKYQIQELDQFNFDPEADGDLKERISRLKNKQKLIDFLASADYVLNQSSESVLSGIHKILKTSEVFGDSYEKINASMENLQTAKAIIEDVSFELSNFESHAFSDEDNLDALTERYTKLRSLQKKFGESIEEFMNAHAKLKTEIETLESLDDILANKEAELKTLETKLQMKASQMHELRLLAAKNIEVKVNEQLQDLNMKGVLFFVGLERSGELNRYGSSKVEFLVKTHSESELRPLAKTASGGELSRILLSIKSVLGENEWPRTYLFDEVDTGVSGPTAELVGKKLKTLAFDQQILCVTHLPQVAALGDHHYAIEKLVRQDKTQIKVRELNKNERVTEIARLMSGEHISESSRQHAQKLLGY
- a CDS encoding PepSY domain-containing protein, which codes for MKYTLASLVLFLGLGSQVAMAQAQDISSQALLYVPGGQVVVLERDEVKVQTTNGTIVEVEFTRKGVFEEASGKNASSDNLTPPNALVPLATALQGLQAAGKQAAGEWSLESSLRYGWHYEFDGYENGVEMEYIVDATTGAFVKAIADN
- a CDS encoding M3 family metallopeptidase codes for the protein MSDPILNSSLFDQAINFSKFTAKDLAGSLKQSFEKALKQRDALIAPQTEIRWDNTMGTLESCGEDLEKVLAVVFNFFSANTSDDIQKLVEEYSPLLSEYSNSITLSDELFKRVKFLYESQGSLNLNAEQKQLLKKSYDDFVRNGALLSAEKKEELKKIDRDLSELSPKFSKNVLDATNAFVLTLNKEDLEGLPESAIEAAAAEAESRGLQGQYVVTLDFPSYSPYMKYAKNREIRQKLFMAMAHRAYKDQFDNQETIKNMVNLRKQKAQILGFKDYAEFILSNRMAETPQKVFDFLLKLNQVALPKAKEEIKEIADFAQATDQVEMQEWDFSYYAEKFKQKKFDFDAEELRPYFKLENVLRGAFDHAEKLYGIAFYKREDLPVYHPDVTVYEVKDAKTQNYVGLFYADFFPRATKRGGAWMTSYRDQGTWNGEVKRPHISIVCNFTKPTPTKPSLLTFIEVQTLFHEFGHSLHGLLSDCQYRSLGGTNVLWDFVELPSQIMENWTLEKESLHLFARHYETGELIPDELIQKLQASENFLNAYACVRQFNFAYMDMIWHTQPDLSFKDINEYEKAMLKDTLLFKTHTGSSSCAFSHIFAGGYAAGYYSYKWAEVLDADAFEFFKEKGIFNSDVATSFKENILSKGSTAHPMELYKKFRGREPDVSALLRRDGLI